Proteins from a single region of Segatella copri:
- a CDS encoding RES family NAD+ phosphorylase — translation MQAVVSNESHTEGACDFCGQQGLLMDIDYFSDFFEEVLSLFAPSESGISIAELIQRDWTLFSSKEIGEKILGYFLDKNTFNYTVKSKVDYAVPILEKMQVWNSVKKQVRESSRFFADTSSFDDMHLIVSNATIPEGSVFFRSRVLPSGVEKLKKKEMGCPPKDKATAGRANPLGIPYLYLCQDEVTTYYEVRALYLDRLGVAKFRATEDLNILDFTSKLSLYIAYANATEPLSDVIVRQKILQAISRDLSKPLRRYDSELEYVPTQLVCEICKLNGMDGIRFESSLHKGGINVVLFDASKAKCVSVKSVEIGNVQISS, via the coding sequence ATGCAGGCGGTAGTCAGCAATGAATCTCATACAGAGGGGGCTTGTGACTTTTGTGGTCAACAAGGGCTTCTTATGGATATTGATTACTTCTCTGATTTTTTTGAAGAGGTGTTGTCTTTATTTGCCCCTTCAGAGTCTGGTATAAGCATAGCGGAATTGATTCAGCGTGATTGGACTTTATTCTCATCAAAGGAAATAGGTGAAAAGATATTAGGCTATTTTCTGGATAAGAATACGTTTAATTATACTGTTAAGTCTAAGGTTGATTATGCAGTTCCCATACTCGAAAAAATGCAAGTGTGGAATTCTGTAAAAAAGCAGGTTCGTGAATCTTCTCGTTTCTTTGCGGATACTTCTTCCTTTGATGATATGCACTTGATTGTATCTAATGCAACAATACCTGAGGGTAGCGTATTCTTTAGAAGTCGTGTTCTTCCTTCAGGAGTGGAGAAATTGAAAAAGAAAGAAATGGGGTGCCCACCAAAGGATAAGGCAACTGCTGGGCGTGCAAATCCGTTAGGCATACCTTATTTATATTTATGTCAAGATGAAGTAACCACTTATTATGAAGTGAGAGCTTTGTATCTTGATAGATTAGGGGTGGCAAAGTTTAGGGCAACAGAAGATCTTAACATATTAGATTTTACCTCAAAATTAAGCCTGTATATAGCTTATGCGAATGCTACTGAACCACTGTCAGATGTCATTGTTAGGCAAAAAATATTACAGGCAATAAGTCGAGATTTGTCTAAGCCATTACGACGCTATGATTCTGAACTAGAGTATGTTCCGACTCAACTTGTATGTGAGATTTGTAAGCTAAATGGAATGGATGGTATCCGTTTTGAAAGCTCTTTGCATAAAGGTGGAATCAATGTTGTCTTGTTTGATGCAAGTAAAGCTAAGTGCGTATCTGTTAAGAGTGTAGAGATTGGTAATGTTCAAATATCTTCATGA